A window of Streptomyces sp. SAI-127 contains these coding sequences:
- a CDS encoding extracellular solute-binding protein, with translation MRSRIVTAAAFTAATALAATGCGSGSSGSSAKSIKVVYWQNLDSTNKLQANFLASRVKEFTKANPGTKVTLVPVTASENDYYTKLQLMMRSPATAPDLVYEDTALINSDIAGGYLKPLDTYTAKWADWSQYAKAAKGAVTGASDGKTYAVPDDTDTRGIWYNKQLLQKAGISVPWQPKTWADVIAAARKIKAKLPDVTPLNLYTGQAGGEASSMQGFEMLLYGTPAGDKSLYDASQKKWVVGSQGFKDALDFVHTVYGQGLGPAKEQALGANFGTAVGTELIPEGKLAIDIDGSWMPNNWSSSAAKPWNEWQSVMGTAAMPTQNGQAPGRTSMSGGWAWSIPAKAKNPDLAWKFLSTTLQTKTNAAKWNATNANIAVRTDVASDPTYLNSVPTNKFFTELVADTHYRPGLPEYNQVSTAIQKAMESVTTGQASVDKAASTFDNDVKAAVGDDKTAEGTS, from the coding sequence GTGCGCTCGAGAATCGTCACCGCCGCGGCCTTCACCGCCGCCACCGCCCTGGCCGCCACCGGCTGCGGTTCGGGCTCGTCAGGCAGCTCGGCCAAGTCCATCAAGGTCGTCTACTGGCAGAACCTGGACAGCACCAACAAGCTCCAGGCCAACTTCCTCGCCTCGAGGGTGAAGGAGTTCACCAAGGCCAACCCGGGCACCAAGGTGACCCTCGTGCCGGTGACCGCCTCCGAGAACGACTACTACACCAAACTCCAGCTCATGATGCGCTCCCCCGCGACCGCGCCCGACCTGGTCTACGAGGACACCGCGCTCATCAACTCCGACATCGCGGGCGGCTACCTCAAGCCGCTGGACACCTACACCGCCAAGTGGGCCGACTGGTCGCAGTACGCCAAGGCCGCCAAGGGCGCGGTGACCGGAGCCTCCGACGGCAAGACCTACGCCGTACCGGACGACACCGACACCCGCGGGATCTGGTACAACAAGCAGCTTCTCCAGAAGGCCGGGATCTCCGTGCCCTGGCAGCCGAAGACCTGGGCCGACGTGATCGCCGCCGCCAGAAAGATCAAGGCGAAGCTGCCCGACGTCACCCCGCTGAACCTCTACACCGGCCAGGCGGGCGGCGAGGCCTCCTCCATGCAGGGCTTCGAGATGCTCCTGTACGGCACTCCTGCCGGCGACAAGTCGCTCTACGACGCCTCGCAGAAGAAGTGGGTGGTGGGCAGCCAGGGCTTCAAGGACGCACTGGACTTCGTCCACACCGTGTACGGCCAGGGGCTCGGCCCGGCCAAGGAGCAGGCGCTGGGCGCCAACTTCGGGACCGCCGTGGGCACCGAGCTCATCCCCGAGGGCAAGCTGGCGATCGACATCGACGGCTCCTGGATGCCCAACAACTGGAGTTCGTCGGCGGCCAAGCCGTGGAACGAGTGGCAGTCGGTGATGGGGACCGCGGCCATGCCGACCCAGAACGGTCAGGCGCCCGGCCGTACGAGCATGTCGGGCGGCTGGGCCTGGTCGATCCCGGCAAAGGCCAAGAACCCCGACCTGGCCTGGAAGTTCCTGTCGACCACACTCCAGACGAAGACCAACGCCGCCAAGTGGAACGCGACCAACGCCAACATCGCGGTGCGCACGGACGTCGCGTCGGACCCGACGTACCTGAACTCGGTACCGACCAACAAGTTCTTCACGGAGCTGGTCGCCGACACCCACTACCGGCCCGGGCTGCCCGAGTACAACCAGGTCTCAACCGCGATCCAGAAGGCGATGGAGTCCGTGACGACCGGTCAGGCCTCCGTCGACAAGGCCGCCTCGACCTTCGATAACGATGTCAAGGCGGCGGTGGGCGACGACAAGACCGCGGAGGGCACTTCGTGA
- a CDS encoding carbohydrate ABC transporter permease, with protein sequence MAAVATPPAPPVSKKTVPAPAARPPRRMRPGRLAINLVLIAVSVVYVLPLLWMVLASVSDTNSFRLTWPSALTLDNFDAVLNVDTTYRPMLNSLLLCGFGTAVTVVASVLCAYPLSRYRSRVRRPFLYTILFSTGLPITAVMIPVYSMFVQVNLIDSMPGTTLFLAASALPFGIWLMKNFMDGVPIVLEEAARIDGANTMQVLWRVVLPLMRPGVVVVTIFTFIGMWGNFFVPFILLLSPEKLPASVSVFTFLSAHDQTQYGQLSAFSLLYSLPVVMLYLLLARKLGGGFALGGALKG encoded by the coding sequence ATGGCCGCCGTCGCCACTCCCCCCGCCCCACCCGTCTCGAAGAAGACGGTCCCGGCACCCGCTGCCCGGCCTCCGCGCCGCATGCGTCCCGGTCGCCTCGCGATCAACCTCGTCCTGATCGCCGTGTCGGTCGTGTACGTCCTGCCGCTGCTGTGGATGGTGCTCGCCTCGGTGAGCGACACCAACTCCTTCCGGCTGACGTGGCCCTCGGCGCTGACGCTCGACAACTTCGACGCGGTACTCAACGTCGACACGACCTACCGGCCGATGCTCAACAGCCTGCTGCTGTGCGGCTTCGGCACGGCGGTGACCGTGGTGGCGTCGGTCCTGTGTGCCTACCCGCTCTCGCGCTACCGGTCCCGGGTGCGCCGACCGTTCCTGTACACGATCCTGTTCTCCACCGGGCTGCCCATCACCGCCGTGATGATCCCCGTGTACAGCATGTTCGTGCAGGTGAACCTGATCGACTCGATGCCGGGCACGACCCTGTTCCTGGCCGCGTCCGCGCTGCCGTTCGGGATCTGGCTGATGAAGAACTTCATGGACGGTGTCCCGATCGTGCTGGAGGAGGCCGCCCGTATCGACGGCGCGAACACCATGCAGGTGCTGTGGCGGGTGGTGCTGCCGCTGATGCGGCCGGGTGTCGTCGTCGTCACCATCTTCACGTTCATCGGCATGTGGGGGAACTTCTTCGTCCCCTTCATCCTGCTGCTGTCCCCGGAGAAACTCCCCGCATCCGTCAGCGTGTTCACCTTCCTCTCCGCCCACGACCAGACGCAGTACGGGCAGTTGTCGGCGTTCTCGCTCCTCTACTCGCTGCCCGTGGTGATGCTCTACCTGCTGCTGGCCCGCAAACTCGGCGGCGGCTTCGCGCTCGGCGGCGCGCTCAAGGGCTGA
- a CDS encoding MMPL family transporter, with translation MATFLYRIGRWAFRRRRLVGGLWLSALLLAVAAAAMAPAGEEEDLSMPGTESQKAFDLLDERFPQSNSQGAEARLVFRAPDGQRVTAGENKAAVEDALGSLDGGGQVASTTDPYTTGAVSEDGTIAYSTITYTADAVDLTGSTKSALEDAASQARDAGLTVEIGGSALDAEEELGGTTELIGVAVAAVVLVLALGSLVAAGLSLLTAFTGVAIAFGLVSALAVPLGLTSTVAILALMLGLAVGIDYALFITSRFRDERAQGSEPEEAAGRAVGTAGSAVVFAGATVIIALAGLGVVGIPELTKMGMGGAGAVALAVLVALTLVPALFGFFGRRVLSRRIRKATSPGSERPQRVPAAADRPGLGTRWARFVLRRPVAVLMISGLGLGAVALPALSLELGLPGDESKSVETTQRRAYDLLSEGFGPGFNGPLTVVVDMSASEDTRATTDLVVKTVGGVDGVASVGDPVLSRTKDTAVITAVPRTAPNSGETKDLVHAIRDAVPGVEADTGAAVLVTGTTAMNIDISEAMSDALVPYLTVVIGLAVLLLTVVFRSLLVPVKAALGFLLSVGAAFGVLVAVFQWGWAADLLGIEQTGPVMSLMPILIIGIVFGLAMDYEVFLLTRMREAYVHGASPGEAIVSGFRHSGRVVAAAAIIMISVFAGFVGMTSPTIQTMGVGLAAAVAFDAFVVRMAIAPAVLALLGHRAWWLPRILNRVLPNVDIEGEALSRHVPAATAEPDAAVRRLPVGRD, from the coding sequence GTGGCTACTTTTCTTTACCGGATCGGACGGTGGGCCTTCCGGCGGCGCCGTCTCGTGGGCGGTCTGTGGCTGAGCGCCTTGCTGCTGGCCGTCGCTGCCGCCGCCATGGCGCCGGCCGGGGAGGAAGAGGACCTCTCCATGCCCGGCACTGAGTCGCAGAAGGCGTTCGACCTGCTGGACGAGCGCTTCCCGCAGAGCAACTCCCAGGGAGCCGAGGCCCGCTTGGTGTTCCGGGCCCCGGACGGGCAGCGGGTGACGGCCGGCGAGAACAAGGCGGCCGTCGAGGACGCGCTCGGCTCGCTGGACGGAGGCGGTCAGGTCGCGTCGACCACCGACCCCTATACGACCGGCGCGGTCAGCGAGGACGGCACCATCGCCTACTCCACGATCACCTACACCGCGGACGCCGTCGACCTGACCGGGTCGACGAAGAGCGCCCTCGAGGACGCGGCGAGCCAGGCCCGGGACGCGGGGCTGACCGTGGAGATCGGCGGTTCGGCCCTGGACGCGGAAGAGGAACTGGGCGGTACGACGGAACTCATCGGCGTGGCGGTGGCGGCGGTGGTGCTGGTCCTCGCCCTCGGCTCGCTGGTCGCGGCCGGACTGTCACTGCTGACCGCGTTCACGGGCGTGGCCATCGCCTTCGGTCTGGTCTCCGCACTGGCCGTTCCACTGGGTCTGACATCCACCGTCGCCATCCTGGCCCTGATGCTGGGCCTGGCGGTCGGCATCGACTACGCACTGTTCATCACCTCCCGCTTCCGGGACGAGCGCGCCCAGGGCAGCGAGCCCGAGGAGGCCGCCGGCCGGGCGGTGGGCACGGCCGGATCCGCGGTCGTCTTCGCCGGCGCGACCGTCATCATCGCCCTGGCCGGGCTGGGAGTCGTCGGAATCCCCGAACTCACCAAGATGGGCATGGGCGGCGCGGGTGCCGTGGCCCTGGCCGTACTCGTCGCCCTGACCCTGGTCCCCGCGCTGTTCGGCTTCTTCGGGCGACGGGTGCTGTCCCGCCGTATCCGCAAGGCCACCAGCCCGGGAAGCGAGCGCCCGCAACGGGTGCCCGCCGCGGCCGACCGGCCCGGGCTCGGCACCCGCTGGGCGCGGTTCGTGCTGCGCCGGCCGGTGGCCGTGCTGATGATCTCAGGACTCGGTCTCGGCGCCGTCGCCCTACCGGCGCTGAGCCTCGAACTCGGGCTGCCCGGCGACGAGTCCAAGTCGGTGGAGACAACCCAGCGCCGTGCCTACGATCTGCTGTCGGAAGGCTTCGGCCCCGGCTTCAACGGCCCGTTGACCGTGGTCGTGGACATGTCGGCGTCCGAGGACACCCGGGCCACCACGGACCTGGTCGTCAAGACCGTCGGGGGAGTGGACGGGGTCGCATCGGTCGGTGATCCGGTGCTCAGCCGGACCAAGGACACGGCCGTCATCACCGCCGTCCCGCGGACCGCGCCGAACAGCGGCGAGACCAAGGACCTGGTGCACGCGATCCGGGACGCGGTCCCGGGCGTCGAGGCCGACACGGGCGCCGCCGTCCTGGTGACCGGCACCACCGCGATGAACATCGACATCTCCGAAGCCATGTCCGACGCCCTCGTCCCGTATCTGACCGTGGTCATCGGCCTGGCGGTGCTCCTGCTGACGGTGGTCTTCCGCTCGCTGCTGGTCCCGGTCAAGGCCGCGCTCGGCTTCCTGCTGTCGGTGGGTGCCGCGTTCGGCGTCCTCGTCGCCGTCTTCCAGTGGGGCTGGGCGGCGGACCTGCTCGGCATCGAACAGACCGGACCGGTCATGTCGCTGATGCCGATTCTCATCATCGGCATAGTGTTCGGCCTCGCCATGGACTACGAGGTCTTCCTCCTCACCCGGATGCGGGAGGCCTACGTCCACGGCGCGTCTCCCGGCGAGGCGATCGTCAGCGGATTCCGGCACAGCGGACGTGTGGTGGCCGCGGCGGCGATCATCATGATCAGCGTGTTCGCCGGTTTCGTCGGGATGACCAGCCCGACCATCCAGACGATGGGCGTCGGCCTGGCCGCCGCCGTCGCCTTCGACGCCTTCGTGGTCCGGATGGCGATCGCCCCCGCTGTCCTGGCACTGCTCGGCCACCGGGCCTGGTGGCTGCCTCGTATCCTGAACCGTGTGCTGCCGAATGTGGATATCGAGGGTGAGGCACTGAGCAGGCATGTCCCGGCCGCTACGGCCGAGCCGGACGCGGCGGTGCGGCGGCTCCCCGTCGGGCGGGACTGA
- a CDS encoding ROK family transcriptional regulator has product MLSGTNLPRVGGYNQAVVLDAIRTTGQVSRVELAALTGLTNQTVSNVVRKLLDAGLVAESGQAPSSGGKRRTLLTIRADGACAVGVHLDPEAAVIVVVDLAGEVIGSRRLRLTDPGDPADVVDRIARTTGRLLDRSAVDRTRLLGLGIAAPGPLDGSTGAVVSPPNFPGWGRVPLADMFAAATGLPVALDNDATAAAIGERWIGGADRAGSFLFIYLGTGVGAGIVLNNTVLHGDSGNAGEFGHMAVEPGDRVCHCGAMDCLGPYVSPAAIIDDLLRLHGRTAADRIGLTGTPDSVHHDWKALRRAARADDPDACDVVRRAARRIGEAARGAASLLDVSRVVLGGEALRGIEPIIREEVEAAVNRTSVARTIRAVAVEQSVIGETVGAVGAASLVLHGNYAPGWRMLTDVPG; this is encoded by the coding sequence ATGCTCAGCGGGACGAACCTGCCGCGGGTCGGCGGCTACAACCAGGCCGTCGTCCTGGACGCCATCCGCACCACGGGACAGGTGAGCCGGGTCGAGCTGGCCGCCCTCACCGGCCTGACCAACCAGACCGTCTCCAACGTCGTCCGCAAGCTCCTCGACGCGGGCCTCGTGGCCGAATCCGGCCAGGCCCCCTCCAGCGGCGGCAAGCGCCGCACCCTGCTGACCATCCGGGCCGACGGGGCGTGCGCGGTCGGCGTCCACCTCGACCCCGAGGCCGCGGTCATCGTGGTGGTCGACCTGGCCGGCGAGGTGATCGGCAGCCGACGGCTGCGGCTCACCGACCCGGGCGACCCGGCCGACGTCGTGGACCGCATCGCGCGCACCACCGGGCGCCTCCTCGACCGCAGCGCCGTGGACCGCACCCGCCTGCTCGGCCTCGGCATCGCCGCGCCCGGGCCCCTCGACGGCAGCACCGGCGCCGTGGTGTCCCCGCCGAACTTCCCCGGCTGGGGCCGCGTGCCCCTCGCGGACATGTTCGCCGCCGCCACCGGCCTGCCCGTCGCCCTCGACAACGACGCCACCGCCGCAGCCATCGGCGAGCGCTGGATCGGCGGCGCGGACCGGGCGGGCAGCTTCCTGTTCATCTACCTCGGCACGGGCGTCGGCGCCGGTATCGTCCTCAACAACACGGTCCTGCACGGCGATTCGGGCAACGCCGGCGAGTTCGGCCACATGGCCGTGGAGCCCGGTGACCGTGTCTGCCACTGCGGTGCGATGGACTGCCTCGGCCCGTATGTCAGCCCGGCCGCGATCATCGACGACCTGCTGCGCCTGCACGGCCGGACCGCCGCCGACCGCATCGGCCTCACCGGTACGCCCGACTCCGTGCACCACGACTGGAAGGCCCTGCGCCGAGCGGCCCGCGCGGACGACCCCGACGCCTGCGATGTCGTACGGCGTGCCGCGCGCCGTATCGGCGAGGCCGCGCGCGGCGCTGCCAGCCTCCTCGACGTCAGCCGGGTGGTCCTCGGCGGCGAGGCGCTGCGCGGCATCGAGCCGATCATCCGCGAGGAGGTCGAGGCCGCCGTCAACCGCACGTCCGTCGCCCGTACGATCCGCGCGGTCGCCGTCGAGCAGAGTGTGATCGGCGAGACGGTGGGCGCGGTGGGGGCGGCGTCGCTGGTGCTGCACGGGAACTATGCGCCGGGGTGGCGGATGCTGACGGATGTGCCGGGCTGA
- a CDS encoding SDR family oxidoreductase — translation MTSTLVVGGSGGLGAVIARHFADRGDDVVVTSRDKARSQATAARIGPGTRGLALDLGQPETIGAALADVTEVDHVVITAVGQAANSLAQFNVTDAVAAVTMKLVGYAETVRVLRDRFNPGASVVLFGGLAKERPYPGSTIVSTFNAGITGLVRTLAVEIAPHRVNALHPGLIGDSPKWRDVPDPPHSAQTPIGRLVTMAEIADATEFLLRNTGVNAHDLHMDGGLLAT, via the coding sequence ATGACCAGCACACTCGTGGTAGGCGGCAGCGGCGGACTGGGCGCAGTGATCGCCCGGCACTTCGCCGACCGCGGCGATGACGTCGTCGTCACCAGCAGGGACAAGGCGCGGTCGCAGGCCACCGCCGCCCGGATCGGCCCCGGCACACGAGGGCTGGCCCTCGACCTCGGCCAACCGGAGACGATCGGTGCCGCGTTGGCGGACGTGACCGAGGTCGACCACGTGGTCATCACCGCGGTCGGCCAGGCGGCGAACTCCCTGGCGCAGTTCAACGTCACCGATGCCGTGGCGGCCGTGACCATGAAGCTCGTCGGCTACGCCGAGACCGTCCGTGTGCTGCGCGACCGCTTCAACCCCGGCGCCTCCGTCGTTCTCTTCGGCGGGCTCGCCAAGGAACGCCCGTACCCCGGCTCGACCATCGTCAGTACCTTCAACGCCGGTATCACCGGCCTGGTGCGGACCCTCGCCGTGGAGATCGCCCCGCACCGCGTGAACGCCCTGCACCCCGGCCTGATCGGCGACAGCCCGAAGTGGCGTGACGTCCCCGACCCGCCGCACTCGGCCCAGACGCCGATCGGACGGCTGGTGACCATGGCCGAGATCGCCGACGCCACCGAGTTCCTGCTCCGCAACACCGGCGTCAACGCCCACGACCTGCACATGGACGGTGGCCTCCTCGCCACCTGA
- a CDS encoding glycoside hydrolase family 38 C-terminal domain-containing protein: MHNDREVTEQRLARVLNERIRPAVHARSVPLHVEIWNAPGEPVPVPEGLAAPYRPARVGEWWGPAWSTSWFKVSGTIPADWAGETVEAVLDLGFATHSAGFSAEGLVYRPDGTAVKALNPRNTWLPVTERAAGGEEFVACIEAAANPVVMHTAPGELTFGPTSVGGRAPWLGDPAADPGEPLYRLRRLDLAVFDREVHELVQDLEVLDQLMPELSPDAPRRWQVLRAVERALDELDLQDISGGAAAARAVLAPVLASPAHASAHRISAVGHAHIDTAWLWPLRETVRKVARTVSNVTHLMDDHPEFKFVMSQAQQLAWLKEHRPEVYARAQEKAKTGQFLPAGSLWVEPDTNISGGEALVRQFVHGKRFFLEEFGVETEEMWLPDTFGYNAALPQLMKLAGVKWFLTQKMSWNTTNKFPHHTFWWEGIDGTRIFSHFPPVDSYNGDLSGADVAHSVRNFQDKAGANHSLIPFGYGDGGGGPTREMLARADRLRDLEGSARVEMEGPVDFFRRAHDEYEANGGAPVWSGELYLEFHRGTLTSQLATKQGNRRSEHLLRETELWAATAAVRHGQPYPYDALDRLWKTVLLHQFHDILPGTSIAWVHREAEETYAAVARELEELIGAAQGVLAGDPGGSVAGGTVAGGTVVFNSAPHARGGVAAFGAGPRPEAVDVPVPPVPDGDGFVLDNGLVRVVVDARGLITSAYDHTAGREALAPGAVGNLLQLHQDFPNQWDAWDVDVFYRNTVRDLTDAESVTATADGVRVVRVFGASRIEQTLTLPAGSRGLVIDTVADWHEREKFLKAAFPLDVRAAHSTAEIPFGHVERPTHTNTSWDAAKFETCAHRFLHVGEPDWGAALVNDSSYGHDVTRDVRPDGGTTTTVRLSLLRAARFPDPDQDQGTHRLGYALVIGADVADARREGYRFNLPERAVPGSATVAPLVSVDHEGVIVEAVKLADDRSGDVVVRLYESRGTRAAATLTTGFPLASSLVTDLLERPLDDPSSHQQLADGVRLSLRPFQILTLRLRPASGG, from the coding sequence ATGCACAACGACCGTGAAGTCACCGAACAGCGGCTGGCCCGCGTGCTCAACGAGCGGATACGGCCCGCCGTCCATGCCCGGTCCGTCCCTCTCCACGTGGAGATCTGGAACGCCCCCGGCGAGCCGGTCCCGGTCCCCGAGGGCCTGGCGGCTCCCTACCGGCCGGCCCGGGTCGGCGAGTGGTGGGGTCCTGCCTGGTCCACGAGCTGGTTCAAGGTCAGCGGGACGATCCCGGCGGACTGGGCCGGCGAGACGGTCGAGGCCGTACTGGACCTCGGATTCGCCACCCACTCCGCGGGCTTCTCCGCCGAGGGGCTGGTCTACCGGCCGGACGGCACCGCGGTGAAGGCGCTCAACCCGCGCAACACCTGGCTGCCGGTGACCGAACGAGCCGCAGGCGGTGAGGAGTTCGTCGCCTGCATCGAGGCCGCCGCCAACCCGGTCGTCATGCACACCGCTCCCGGCGAGCTCACCTTCGGCCCCACGTCGGTGGGCGGCCGGGCGCCGTGGTTGGGAGACCCGGCCGCGGACCCCGGCGAGCCCCTTTACCGGCTACGGCGTCTGGACCTCGCCGTGTTCGACCGGGAGGTCCACGAACTCGTGCAGGATCTGGAGGTGTTGGACCAGCTGATGCCCGAGCTGTCCCCGGACGCCCCGCGCCGGTGGCAGGTCCTCCGGGCCGTCGAACGCGCGCTGGACGAACTCGACCTGCAGGACATCAGCGGTGGCGCGGCCGCCGCGCGGGCAGTCCTCGCCCCCGTGCTCGCATCGCCCGCGCACGCGAGCGCGCACCGCATCTCGGCGGTGGGGCACGCCCACATCGACACCGCCTGGCTGTGGCCGCTGCGCGAGACCGTGCGCAAGGTGGCCCGGACGGTCTCCAACGTCACCCACCTCATGGACGACCACCCGGAGTTCAAGTTCGTGATGTCCCAGGCGCAGCAACTCGCCTGGCTGAAGGAGCACCGCCCCGAGGTGTACGCACGGGCGCAGGAGAAGGCGAAGACCGGGCAGTTCCTGCCGGCCGGCAGCCTGTGGGTGGAGCCCGACACCAACATCAGCGGCGGCGAGGCCCTGGTGCGCCAGTTCGTCCACGGAAAGCGGTTCTTCCTGGAGGAGTTCGGCGTCGAGACCGAGGAGATGTGGCTGCCGGACACCTTCGGCTACAACGCGGCCCTGCCGCAGCTGATGAAGCTGGCCGGGGTGAAGTGGTTCCTGACCCAGAAGATGTCCTGGAACACCACCAACAAGTTCCCGCACCACACGTTCTGGTGGGAGGGCATCGACGGCACCCGGATCTTCAGCCACTTCCCGCCCGTCGACAGCTACAACGGCGACCTGTCCGGCGCCGACGTCGCCCACAGCGTGCGGAACTTCCAGGACAAGGCCGGAGCCAACCACTCCCTCATTCCCTTCGGCTACGGCGACGGCGGTGGCGGCCCCACGCGCGAGATGCTGGCGCGCGCCGACCGGCTCAGGGACCTGGAGGGCTCGGCGCGCGTCGAGATGGAGGGGCCGGTCGACTTCTTCCGGCGCGCGCACGACGAGTACGAGGCCAACGGCGGCGCACCGGTGTGGTCCGGGGAGCTCTACCTGGAGTTCCATCGCGGCACGCTGACCAGCCAGCTCGCCACCAAGCAGGGCAACCGGCGCAGCGAACACCTGCTGCGCGAGACGGAGTTGTGGGCAGCGACCGCGGCCGTACGGCACGGGCAGCCGTATCCGTACGACGCCCTGGACCGGCTGTGGAAGACGGTGCTCCTGCATCAGTTCCACGACATCCTGCCCGGGACGTCGATCGCCTGGGTGCACCGGGAGGCGGAGGAGACGTACGCGGCCGTGGCCCGGGAACTGGAGGAGCTGATCGGCGCCGCTCAGGGGGTGTTGGCCGGGGATCCTGGAGGGTCGGTGGCTGGAGGCACGGTGGCTGGAGGCACGGTCGTCTTCAACTCCGCGCCGCACGCCCGGGGCGGTGTCGCGGCGTTCGGCGCGGGTCCGCGCCCCGAAGCCGTCGACGTGCCGGTGCCACCGGTGCCGGACGGGGACGGGTTCGTCCTCGACAACGGTCTGGTGCGGGTCGTGGTGGACGCCCGCGGTCTGATCACCTCCGCCTACGACCACACCGCCGGACGGGAGGCGCTGGCTCCCGGGGCGGTCGGCAACCTGCTCCAGTTGCACCAGGACTTCCCCAACCAGTGGGACGCCTGGGACGTCGACGTCTTCTACCGCAACACCGTGCGCGACCTCACCGATGCCGAGTCCGTGACGGCGACCGCCGACGGTGTCCGGGTGGTCCGGGTCTTCGGCGCGTCGAGGATCGAGCAGACTCTGACGTTGCCGGCCGGGTCGCGCGGGCTGGTGATCGACACGGTTGCCGACTGGCACGAGCGGGAGAAGTTCCTCAAGGCGGCCTTCCCACTGGACGTCCGGGCCGCCCACTCCACCGCCGAGATCCCCTTCGGACACGTCGAGCGGCCCACGCACACCAACACCAGCTGGGACGCAGCGAAGTTCGAGACGTGCGCCCACCGGTTCCTGCACGTCGGCGAGCCCGACTGGGGAGCCGCCCTGGTCAACGACTCCTCCTACGGCCACGACGTCACCCGTGACGTGCGCCCCGACGGCGGTACGACCACCACGGTCCGCCTCTCCCTGCTGCGCGCCGCTCGCTTCCCCGACCCGGACCAGGACCAGGGCACCCACCGGCTCGGCTACGCGCTGGTCATCGGCGCCGATGTCGCAGACGCGAGGCGCGAGGGGTACCGCTTCAACCTGCCCGAGCGTGCGGTGCCGGGCAGTGCGACGGTCGCCCCGCTGGTGTCGGTGGACCACGAGGGCGTGATCGTGGAGGCGGTCAAGCTCGCCGACGACCGCAGCGGAGACGTCGTCGTACGGCTCTACGAGTCCCGCGGTACCCGGGCGGCGGCCACACTCACCACCGGTTTCCCGCTGGCCTCTTCCCTGGTGACCGACCTGCTGGAACGACCCTTGGACGACCCGTCGAGCCACCAACAGCTGGCGGACGGTGTCCGGTTGTCGCTGCGGCCGTTCCAGATCCTGACGCTGCGGCTGCGGCCCGCATCGGGCGGCTGA
- a CDS encoding cytidine deaminase, with protein MAVDQELVDAAIGLARHRFPGQDWSGAAALRLDDGAILTSTAPDAPNSAVGLCHETGAICEAFKLGRRVVASVCVTAADKDRGYWILAPCGVCQERLFAYGPDVEVAVPEPADPRRWRTLRLRDVQPHWFARVFPDDVWPYEAPDPEPRN; from the coding sequence ATGGCCGTTGATCAGGAACTCGTGGACGCCGCCATCGGGCTGGCCCGCCACCGCTTCCCCGGACAGGACTGGTCCGGGGCCGCCGCGCTGCGCCTCGACGACGGAGCGATCCTCACGAGCACTGCCCCGGACGCGCCGAACAGCGCGGTGGGCCTCTGCCACGAGACGGGCGCCATCTGTGAGGCCTTCAAACTGGGGCGGCGCGTGGTGGCGTCCGTGTGCGTGACCGCCGCCGACAAGGATCGCGGGTACTGGATCCTGGCACCCTGTGGTGTCTGCCAGGAGCGCCTCTTCGCCTACGGCCCGGACGTCGAGGTCGCCGTCCCGGAACCTGCCGACCCACGCCGCTGGCGCACACTGCGGCTTCGGGACGTCCAGCCCCATTGGTTCGCGCGAGTCTTCCCGGACGATGTCTGGCCTTACGAAGCCCCGGACCCGGAACCCCGGAACTGA
- a CDS encoding sugar ABC transporter permease: MLRGLPTIPAVVLLAVFLAGPIAYCVYYAFTDMQLTGAAGTDFVGFDNFTRAFEDTDFLNAMWLTLLFVVGSAVVGQNTLGLALAVLTQKATQPVRALVNGVVIAAWVLPEVVAGYLMYAFFYDQGSLNSLLDAVHLPDQNWLYTMPILAVCLANVWRGTAFSLMVFTAAINDVPQELVEAAEMDGAGPWQRLWRVVLPVIRPSILTNLMLITLQTLSVFGLIYTMTRGGPGNKSETLPIFMYQQAFQNSLIGYGTAIALVLLVVGALFSVVYIRLLKLEDD, from the coding sequence CTGCTGCGCGGCCTGCCCACGATCCCGGCCGTGGTCCTGCTGGCCGTCTTCCTGGCCGGCCCGATCGCGTACTGCGTGTACTACGCGTTCACCGACATGCAGCTCACCGGTGCCGCCGGGACCGACTTCGTCGGCTTCGACAACTTCACCAGGGCGTTCGAGGACACCGACTTCCTCAACGCGATGTGGCTGACCCTGCTGTTCGTGGTCGGCTCCGCGGTCGTCGGCCAGAACACCCTCGGGCTCGCGCTCGCGGTCCTGACGCAGAAGGCCACCCAGCCGGTACGGGCACTCGTCAACGGCGTGGTCATCGCCGCGTGGGTGCTGCCCGAGGTGGTCGCCGGCTATCTGATGTACGCCTTCTTCTACGACCAGGGCTCACTCAACTCGCTTCTGGACGCGGTGCATCTGCCGGACCAGAACTGGCTCTACACGATGCCCATCCTCGCGGTGTGCCTGGCCAACGTGTGGCGCGGCACCGCCTTCTCGCTGATGGTCTTCACCGCCGCCATCAACGACGTACCGCAGGAGTTGGTGGAGGCCGCCGAGATGGACGGAGCGGGCCCCTGGCAGCGGCTGTGGCGGGTCGTGCTGCCGGTCATCAGGCCCTCGATCCTGACCAACCTGATGCTGATCACGCTCCAGACGCTCTCCGTCTTCGGGCTGATCTACACCATGACCCGCGGCGGCCCCGGCAACAAGAGCGAGACACTGCCGATCTTCATGTACCAACAGGCCTTCCAGAACAGCCTGATCGGTTACGGAACCGCCATCGCCCTCGTCCTGCTGGTCGTCGGCGCCCTCTTCTCCGTCGTGTACATCCGGCTGCTGAAACTGGAGGACGACTGA